A stretch of Plectropomus leopardus isolate mb chromosome 24, YSFRI_Pleo_2.0, whole genome shotgun sequence DNA encodes these proteins:
- the LOC121962810 gene encoding SLIT and NTRK-like protein 5, whose protein sequence is MHIWILKIILLIASSLRLVEMYDNYGEICRNLCTCEEKEGILTVSCENRGIIRLTEISPVHFSMYHLLLTGNLLKKLSVNDFINYTGVTILHLGNNDISEIESGAFNGLQGLKRLHLNNNKIEALRDDTFAGLESLEYLQIDYNYITNIEPNALSKLHQLTVMILNDNLLSALPTNIFRNVPLTHLDLRGNRLKMFPYIGLLEHMDKVVELQLEENPWNCSCELIALKAWLESIAYTALVGEVVCETPFRLHGRDLDEVSKQELCPRRPLEDTVRPAPPSSTNGYYQTTPAAVTASATSSAVFRSSSRPTKGTRQFNRTRIKPTTRIAGGNPYNYGPIIAFQTKSPVPLDCPTACTCNLQISEIGLNVNCQERKIESISDLKPKPYNPKKMYLTGNYIPVVRRSDFVDAVGLDLLHLGNNRITLIHDRAFGDLTNLRRLYLNGNLMDRLTGEMFFGLQNLQYLYLEYNKIKEVDAGTFRYLPNLQLLFLNNNLLKTLPVGIFSSLSLSRLNLRNNHFQNLPVSGVLDQLKLLVQIDLFENPWDCSCDIVGMKIWLEQLSAGTVVNEVVCETPRRHAGVDVRSIQSEQLCPDYSDAYVSPTPPTDEPMDDRVVTTDAPHKFNPPSSTVPLSVLILSLLLVFIMSVFVAAGLFVVVMKKRKKSQSDRTSTNNSDVSSFNLQYSLYSNRSGPKVKAPAGHVYEYIPHPMGHMCKNPIYRSREGNTVEDYRDLHELKVTYRSTPDDERDSSTMRSPTYSVSTIEPRENPSPVQDADHFFRGILEHDKQSPHPSIPSIPAGANLEYKYTGPVSYTYNPNFDVRRQFLHPERIRETVLYGTAPSTVYVEPNRNEYLELKAKLQSEPDYLEVLEKQTTFSQF, encoded by the coding sequence ATGCATATCTGGATCCTAAAAATAATCCTTCTGATTGCATCATCTCTGAGGCTGGTCGAGATGTATGACAATTATGGGGAGATCTGTCGAAACCTGTGTACGTGCGAGGAGAAGGAAGGGATCCTGACTGTGAGCTGTGAGAACCGGGGGATCATCCGGCTGACGGAGATCAGCCCCGTCCATTTCTCCATGTACCACCTCCTGCTGACGGGGAATCTCCTGAAGAAGCTGTCAGTCAATGATTTCATCAATTACACTGGGGTGACCATCCTGCACTTGGGGAACAATGATATCTCGGAGATAGAGTCCGGTGCCTTCAATGGACTCCAGGGATTAAAAAGGTTGCACCTGAATAACAACAAGATTGAAGCTCTGAGGGATGACACCTTTGCCGGACTGGAGAGTTTGGAATACCTACAGATTGATTATAATTACATCACCAATATCGAGCCCAACGCCTTGAGCAAATTGCACCAACTGACAGTGATGATTTTGAATGACAACCTGCTCTCCGCCCTACCTACGAATATCTTCCGAAATGTCCCCCTCACGCACTTGGACCTGAGGGGGAACCGGTTAAAAATGTTCCCCTACATCGGCCTCCTGGAGCACATGGACAAAGTTGTGGAATTACAACTCGAGGAGAATCCGTGGAATTGCTCCTGCGAGCTGATTGCTCTGAAGGCTTGGCTGGAGAGCATAGCCTACACGGCGCTGGTGGGGGAAGTGGTGTGTGAGACGCCGTTCAGGCTCCATGGTAGGGACCTGGATGAGGTGTCAAAGCAGGAACTCTGTCCAAGAAGACCCCTAGAGGACACGGTCAGGCCTGCGCCTCCAAGCAGCACCAATGGATATTACCAGACCactcctgctgctgtcacagcCTCCGCCACCTCCTCGGCTGTTTTTAGGTCCTCCTCTAGGCCAACCAAGGGCACACGGCAATTTAACAGAACTAGGATAAAGCCCACTACCCGAATTGCAGGCGGTAACCCTTACAATTATGGCCCCATCATTGCTTTTCAGACCAAATCTCCTGTGCCTTTGGACTGTCCCACTGCCTGCACGTGCAACCTGCAGATATCTGAGATCGGGCTCAATGTCAACTGCCAAGAGAGAAAGATTGAAAGCATTTCTGATCTAAAACCCAAGCCATACAATCCTAAGAAAATGTATCTCACTGGAAATTACATCCCTGTGGTACGGAGATCAGATTTTGTGGATGCTGTTGGATTGGATTTGCTTCACCTGGGAAACAACAGGATAACTCTGATCCACGACCGAGCTTTTGGGGATTTAACCAACCTGCGTAGGCTGTATTTAAATGGTAATCTCATGGACAGGCTTACAGGAgagatgttttttggtttgcagAACTTGCAGTATCTTTATTTAGAGTACAACAAAATCAAGGAGGTTGATGCGGGCACTTTCCGGTACCTCCCTAATCTCCAGCTGCTTTTCCTCAATAATAACCTCCTGAAAACCCTACCTGTGGGCATCTTTTCCAGCCTCTCCCTGTCTAGGCTTAATCTGCGCAACAACCATTTTCAAAACCTGCCCGTGAGTGGTGTTTTAGATCAGCTGAAGCTGCTGGTGCAGATAGATCTGTTTGAAAACCCCTGGGACTGCTCCTGCGACATAGTGGGGATGAAGATATGGCTGGAGCAGCTCAGTGCAGGCACTGTGGTGAACGAGGTGGTGTGTGAGACGCCGAGACGCCACGCAGGAGTGGATGTGCGCTCCATTCAGTCAGAGCAGCTTTGCCCGGACTACTCTGATGCTTATGTCTCCCCGACACCTCCTACGGATGAGCCCATGGACGACCGGGTCGTCACCACAGACGCTCCGCACAAGTTCAACCCCCCGAGCAGCACCGTCCCCCTCTCTGTGCTCATCCTCAGCCTCCTGCTTGTTTTCATCATGTCTGTCTTTGTGGCCGCAGGGCTGTTTGTTGTAGTGATGAAAAAACGCAAAAAGTCACAGAGTGACCGCACTAGCACCAACAATTCAGACGTCAGCTCTTTTAACTTGCAGTACAGCCTCTACAGCAACCGCTCTGGCCCCAAAGTTAAGGCCCCGGCTGGTCACGTCTATGAGTATATCCCCCATCCCATGGGCCACATGTGCAAAAACCCCATTTACAGGTCCCGGGAAGGCAACACAGTGGAGGATTACCGTGACCTCCATGAGCTCAAGGTCACGTACAGGAGTACCCCGGACGATGAGAGAGATAGCAGTACGATGAGGAGCCCTACATACAGTGTTAGCACCATTGAGCCACGTGAAAACCCCTCCCCAGTCCAGGATGCAGACCATTTCTTCAGAGGCATCCTTGAGCACGATAAGCAGTCCCCCCATCCGTCCATCCCGTCCATCCCTGCAGGTGCCAATTTAGAGTACAAGTACACAGGGCCTGTGTCGTACACGTACAACCCAAATTTTGATGTCAGACGTCAGTTCTTGCACCCGGAGAGGATAAGAGAAACAGTGCTCTATGGCACGGCACCCAGTACTGTTTATGTGGAGCCCAACAGAAATGAGTATTTGGAGCTTAAAGCTAAACTGCAGTCTGAGCCCGATTACCTCGAAGTTCTTGAGAAACAGACCACCTTTAGCCAGTTCTGA